In Triticum aestivum cultivar Chinese Spring chromosome 5B, IWGSC CS RefSeq v2.1, whole genome shotgun sequence, the following proteins share a genomic window:
- the LOC123111959 gene encoding ribosome production factor 2 homolog produces MSKMAIRVPKSMRAKRELLKHAPKLVENGKKMLILHGTKTSAVLNSVLADLFHLKRDHAVKYTKKNDSIRPFESGGETSLEFFSLKSDCSLLVYGSHSKKRPNNLVFGRTYDHHIYDLVEVGVENYKSIESYAYDKKLAPKLGTKPFFAFIGEHFESVEGLKHLKEMLLDHFKGEVVENLNLAGVDRIFVCTAISPTTVYMMHCALRLKRSGTSIPRMELVEVGPSMDLVLRRHRQAAESLQKEAMKAPGHAKKVKNVTNNPVEGKQGRIYIPDQEVSKLTVTSNIKGLKRERRDAKKNKEHSKKQKVAEN; encoded by the exons ATGAGCAAGATGGCGATCAGGGTTCCCAAGAGCATGCGCGCCAAGCGCGAGCTCCTCAAGCATGCGCCCAAGCTC GTTGAGAATGGCAAGAAGATGCTTATTCTCCATGGCACAAAGACTAGCGCAGTTTTGAACTCTGTGCTGGCAGATCTTTTCCACCTGAAGCGTGATCATGCTGTCAAGTACACCAAGAAGAACGACAGCATCAGGCCATTTGAGAGCGGGGGTGAAACTTCCCTGGAGTTCTTCTCCCTTAAATCTGACTGCAGCCTCTTAGTG TATGGTTCTCATTCAAAGAAGAGGCCCAACAATCTTGTTTTCGGAAGGACTTACGATCACCACATATATGACCTTGTTGAAGTAGGAGTTGAGAACTACAAATCCATAGAATCCTATGCATATGATAAAAAGTTGGCACCTAAACTTGGAACAAAGCCTTTCTTTGCCTTCATTGGGGAGCACTTTGAGAGTGTTGAAGGACTGAAGCATTTGAAGGAAATGCTGCTTGATCATTTCAAAGGAGAG GTGGTAGAGAATCTGAACCTTGCTGGTGTAGATCGGATATTCGTGTGCACAGCAATTTCTCCTACTACTGTCTACATGATGCACTGCGCTCTCCGTCTAAAAAGGTCAGGCACCTCTATTCCTAGAATGGAGCTGGTTGAAGTTGGGCCTTCAATGGACCTGGTACTTAGGCGGCACCGACAAGCAGCTGAAAGTTTACAGAAAGAAGCTATGAAGGCTCCTGGTCATGCTAAGAAG GTGAAAAATGTCACAAATAATCCAGTTGAAGGCAAGCAGGGCAGGATCTACATTCCAGACCAGGAG GTTTCAAAATTGACCGTAACAAGCAACATAAAGGGTCTGAAGCGTGAGCGTCGTGATGCCAAGAAAAACAAGGAGCACTCGAAGAAGCAAAAGGTGGCTGAAAACTAG